From a single Haladaptatus caseinilyticus genomic region:
- a CDS encoding SDR family NAD(P)-dependent oxidoreductase: protein MVETLDSSIALVTGSSRGIGAATARELALRGAKVVINYRTSEDEAAEVVADIEATGGDAMTVQADVTETDAVEEMVAEIEGEWDSVDLLISNANIPFATKPLRELTWNEFSDKLDAELKAAFTCSKAVLPEMVASDGGQLIYISSGLSQSPQRGFAAYGTAKAGLNAFAKYVAEEYGEHGVRANVISPGLVETDATADQLNEDVRKGISRTTPLSRVAQPDDIAKTVAAIAGEGAQFLTGTYTPVNGGISME, encoded by the coding sequence ATGGTCGAAACTTTGGATTCATCGATTGCACTTGTGACAGGAAGTAGTCGCGGTATTGGTGCTGCTACGGCACGCGAACTCGCTTTGCGCGGTGCGAAAGTTGTCATCAACTACCGAACGAGTGAAGATGAAGCCGCCGAAGTCGTCGCTGATATTGAAGCTACTGGTGGTGATGCAATGACAGTGCAAGCAGATGTGACGGAGACTGATGCTGTCGAAGAGATGGTCGCTGAAATCGAAGGTGAGTGGGACAGCGTGGATCTTCTCATCAGCAATGCCAATATACCGTTTGCGACCAAACCACTGAGGGAGCTCACATGGAACGAGTTTAGCGACAAATTAGATGCGGAACTCAAAGCTGCCTTCACGTGCTCAAAAGCTGTTCTGCCTGAAATGGTTGCATCTGATGGAGGCCAACTCATATATATCTCCTCAGGGCTTTCTCAATCGCCACAAAGAGGTTTTGCCGCATACGGCACCGCAAAGGCTGGATTGAACGCGTTTGCAAAATATGTTGCTGAAGAGTATGGTGAACACGGTGTCCGAGCAAACGTGATCTCGCCTGGTCTTGTTGAAACTGATGCCACTGCTGACCAACTAAATGAAGATGTTCGGAAGGGCATTTCACGTACAACACCACTTAGCCGGGTCGCCCAACCCGATGATATCGCAAAGACTGTCGCAGCGATCGCTGGTGAAGGCGCACAATTCTTGACTGGTACCTATACACCAGTCAATGGTGGTATCAGTATGGAATGA
- a CDS encoding TMEM175 family protein: MTASNRDQTANKSTVEERYAEIDRVKAFSDGVFAIIITLLVLELGVPHTEPGRLLAGLRGEWPSYLAFVLSFVYVGVLWLNHHGLFRHIREMTLSLNWINLGILFGVVIIPFPTAVLATALAGGNYDDLRTAVTFYALMAAIMSAPWLVAFSYLRRHPTLANPDLPAHYFRTQSLRPLTGLVLYSLAAVVGWFVNPFLGLIGIAIMITYHAVTSEGLREGPLGRLMNQ, translated from the coding sequence ATGACGGCAAGCAATCGAGATCAGACGGCGAACAAGTCGACAGTGGAGGAACGGTACGCGGAGATTGACCGGGTGAAGGCGTTCAGCGACGGCGTTTTCGCGATTATCATCACTCTGTTAGTGCTGGAGTTAGGGGTACCGCACACCGAACCCGGTAGACTGCTTGCGGGATTGCGCGGGGAATGGCCGTCCTATCTAGCGTTCGTGCTGTCATTCGTCTACGTAGGGGTTCTCTGGCTCAATCACCATGGACTCTTTCGCCATATCCGAGAAATGACCCTAAGCCTGAACTGGATCAATCTTGGCATCCTTTTCGGTGTGGTGATCATTCCGTTTCCAACTGCCGTCCTCGCAACCGCGCTAGCCGGGGGTAATTACGACGACCTGCGAACCGCCGTCACCTTCTACGCCCTTATGGCTGCAATCATGTCCGCCCCTTGGCTGGTGGCCTTTTCATACCTGCGCCGGCACCCCACATTAGCTAATCCAGATCTCCCCGCCCACTATTTCCGTACACAAAGCTTGCGACCCCTGACCGGCCTGGTGCTCTACAGCCTAGCCGCGGTGGTTGGTTGGTTTGTCAACCCATTCCTCGGTTTGATCGGAATAGCGATCATGATCACCTACCACGCAGTTACAAGCGAGGGGCTCCGCGAGGGACCACTGGGCCGGCTCATGAACCAGTAA
- a CDS encoding type II toxin-antitoxin system VapC family toxin, translating to MVVAVVDTGVLIGMADTDDQHHDSAMEIVRGMDHGDLPTGRVTNYIALETLNWIHNRKRHETAAETYERLNQSAGFEVLHAAQKDFTSAVTLFKTYEALSFGDATIVAYMQREGIEYLYSFDDDFDVFEEITRLETPDNPFN from the coding sequence ATGGTTGTTGCAGTCGTCGATACAGGCGTTCTCATCGGGATGGCGGATACTGATGACCAACACCACGACAGTGCTATGGAGATTGTCCGCGGAATGGATCACGGTGATCTCCCGACAGGGAGAGTGACGAACTACATCGCTCTCGAAACCCTCAATTGGATACACAACCGGAAGCGCCATGAGACGGCAGCAGAGACGTATGAGCGGTTGAATCAGTCTGCTGGGTTCGAAGTCCTCCACGCGGCACAAAAGGACTTCACTAGCGCTGTTACCCTCTTTAAGACCTATGAGGCCCTCTCCTTTGGGGACGCGACGATCGTTGCATACATGCAACGAGAAGGGATCGAGTATCTGTACTCGTTTGATGATGACTTCGACGTATTCGAGGAAATCACTCGTCTGGAGACGCCAGATAATCCGTTCAACTAA
- a CDS encoding SWIM zinc finger family protein, whose protein sequence is MTGELMACTCPHHVHRNAVCKHMPAVENVTDDGTLDAFPSEDKDDNELEDCDCDGLGGFPCWPCVRTGRIVLPN, encoded by the coding sequence ATGACTGGTGAACTGATGGCCTGCACCTGTCCGCATCACGTCCACCGCAATGCCGTCTGTAAACACATGCCCGCCGTCGAAAACGTAACCGACGACGGAACACTCGATGCGTTCCCATCGGAGGACAAAGACGATAACGAACTCGAAGACTGTGACTGCGACGGTCTCGGTGGCTTTCCGTGTTGGCCGTGCGTGCGAACGGGACGAATAGTACTGCCGAACTAA
- a CDS encoding winged helix-turn-helix domain-containing protein: protein MPDTDPPWEGNVNEAVVEEWKAETTPFERVREVLLSTTNPQYAKELAERARVSEPTARKHLQILVEAGIAQTERTGRGEQYKRSRQTVAMQRISELHTQLSREELANGIQDLREQVQAYQDDFDATTPDDLALQIESAETDEWTAVSEWRALEKNLHIAQAALALYDFTPDSGDRTEASGGNGTRGAFAHRTDSGTLV, encoded by the coding sequence ATGCCAGATACAGATCCACCATGGGAAGGAAACGTTAACGAAGCAGTCGTTGAGGAATGGAAAGCGGAGACGACACCATTCGAACGCGTCCGTGAGGTACTGCTCTCAACGACAAACCCACAGTACGCCAAAGAACTTGCCGAGCGCGCCCGTGTTAGCGAGCCAACTGCTCGGAAACATCTTCAAATCCTCGTCGAAGCAGGTATCGCTCAGACGGAAAGGACAGGACGCGGAGAACAATACAAACGCTCGCGACAAACAGTCGCGATGCAACGCATTAGCGAGTTACATACCCAGCTCTCACGGGAAGAGCTCGCAAATGGTATTCAAGATCTCCGAGAGCAAGTACAGGCGTATCAAGACGACTTTGACGCGACTACTCCGGATGATCTTGCACTCCAAATAGAGTCCGCAGAGACCGACGAGTGGACAGCCGTTTCGGAGTGGCGAGCACTCGAAAAGAACCTTCATATTGCACAGGCAGCCCTTGCACTCTATGATTTCACTCCTGATAGTGGTGATCGTACCGAGGCATCGGGAGGTAATGGAACTCGGGGGGCATTCGCCCATAGAACCGATTCTGGAACACTTGTCTGA
- a CDS encoding SDR family oxidoreductase yields MRIFLVSISYRENYLNENSVSDRRPEDVRKGISRTTPLSRIAQPDDIAKTVAAIAGEGAQFLTGTYTPVNGGNSME; encoded by the coding sequence GTGAGAATTTTCCTCGTATCCATTTCTTATCGCGAGAACTACTTAAACGAGAATTCGGTCAGTGACCGTCGTCCTGAAGATGTTCGGAAGGGCATTTCACGTACAACACCACTTAGCCGGATCGCCCAACCCGATGATATCGCAAAGACTGTCGCAGCGATCGCTGGTGAAGGCGCACAATTCTTGACTGGTACCTATACACCAGTTAATGGTGGTAACAGTATGGAATGA
- a CDS encoding YdeI/OmpD-associated family protein, with product MSKSKINFTAQLVTIGSRTVLRLPEHASEKLPSRGMVMGRGTINGFHFQTPLEPDGEGSHWFEVDKATRENAGADVGDTVTLEIEPVSDWPEPTVPADLENAFADHPEAQTLWNDITTKARWEYIRWIRSAKKSETRERRIETTCSKLEDGQRRPCCFDSSSCTVPDISMSGVLIEPMENR from the coding sequence ATGTCAAAATCAAAAATCAACTTTACCGCTCAACTGGTTACAATCGGATCGCGAACCGTCCTTAGACTACCCGAGCACGCGAGTGAAAAGCTCCCATCTCGCGGCATGGTGATGGGCCGCGGAACCATCAACGGGTTCCATTTTCAGACCCCGCTTGAACCGGACGGTGAAGGAAGCCACTGGTTCGAGGTCGACAAAGCCACGCGTGAAAACGCTGGAGCAGACGTCGGCGACACTGTAACATTGGAGATTGAGCCGGTAAGTGACTGGCCGGAACCCACGGTGCCAGCGGACTTGGAGAATGCTTTTGCAGACCATCCAGAGGCACAGACTCTCTGGAATGATATCACAACGAAAGCACGCTGGGAATATATCCGCTGGATCCGCTCCGCTAAAAAGTCCGAGACACGCGAGCGACGGATCGAGACTACCTGTTCGAAACTGGAAGACGGTCAGCGCAGACCATGTTGTTTTGACAGCAGCTCCTGTACTGTCCCCGATATATCGATGAGTGGAGTGCTGATTGAGCCGATGGAAAATCGCTGA
- a CDS encoding epoxide hydrolase family protein, whose protein sequence is MTDTEIYPFRVDIPESELNDLHNRLARTRWPDQLPSDGWGRGVPVDYLKDLTEYWQTNYDWHEHEAKLNEFPQFITTIDGQTIHFLHVRSEESDALPLILTHGWPGSVVEFLEVIGPLTNPRAHGGDPTDAFHLVIPSIPGFGFSGVTKEVGWTKRRIAAAFAELMSRLGYDRYGAQGGDVGAEVSPDLGRVDSDHVVGIHVNAATVGFMPFPPLDDEELAELTDSEKARVVMIEHFLDEQSGYSQIQSTRPQTLAYGLTDSPVGQLAWIMEKFKEWTDDTEELPEDVVDRDRLLTNVMLYWLTGTANSSARLYYENAHSNQWTEPSEVPTGVAVFTKDPSIRRYAEQNHNITHWSEFDRGGHFAAMEVPDLLVEDIRGFFRQYR, encoded by the coding sequence ATGACCGATACTGAGATTTACCCCTTCCGCGTCGACATTCCCGAGAGCGAGCTCAACGACCTACACAACCGTCTGGCGCGCACCCGCTGGCCCGATCAGCTGCCCAGTGACGGGTGGGGCCGTGGCGTGCCAGTGGACTATCTCAAGGACCTTACGGAGTATTGGCAGACTAATTACGACTGGCATGAACACGAGGCGAAACTCAATGAGTTTCCCCAATTCATAACGACCATCGACGGCCAGACTATTCATTTCCTGCACGTTCGCTCTGAGGAATCTGACGCGCTCCCACTGATTCTCACCCATGGTTGGCCCGGATCGGTCGTGGAATTTCTGGAAGTTATCGGTCCACTCACAAACCCGCGCGCACACGGCGGCGATCCTACCGATGCGTTCCACCTAGTGATCCCTTCAATCCCTGGTTTCGGGTTCTCTGGGGTTACCAAGGAAGTTGGGTGGACTAAGCGGCGCATCGCGGCTGCGTTTGCTGAACTGATGAGTCGGCTGGGCTACGACCGGTACGGCGCTCAGGGTGGTGATGTCGGTGCTGAAGTCTCTCCAGACCTGGGGCGGGTCGACTCCGACCACGTTGTCGGCATCCACGTCAATGCTGCCACTGTTGGGTTTATGCCGTTTCCACCGCTTGACGACGAGGAGCTAGCCGAACTCACCGATTCGGAGAAAGCTCGTGTAGTGATGATCGAACACTTTCTGGACGAACAGTCTGGATATTCGCAGATCCAGTCCACCCGGCCGCAGACTCTCGCCTATGGACTCACCGACTCACCGGTCGGTCAACTGGCGTGGATCATGGAAAAATTCAAAGAATGGACCGACGACACGGAGGAGTTACCTGAAGACGTGGTCGATCGCGACCGTCTGCTCACCAACGTGATGCTTTACTGGCTAACCGGTACGGCTAATTCGTCAGCCCGCTTGTACTACGAGAACGCCCATTCCAACCAATGGACGGAGCCATCCGAAGTGCCGACTGGTGTGGCGGTGTTCACTAAGGATCCTTCCATCCGACGATACGCCGAACAGAATCACAATATTACCCATTGGTCAGAATTCGACCGCGGCGGCCACTTCGCTGCGATGGAGGTACCGGATCTCTTGGTCGAAGACATACGGGGTTTCTTCCGCCAATACCGATGA
- a CDS encoding MarR family transcriptional regulator produces the protein MPVEFESYHPTNLPNENTNGRCILEFLAEEPDLGFRAGEIAEELGIPRGSVGTTLSRLESRGLVRHKGEYWAINPEAYDAHMASLIGLETVAMQFEGDYYDENPDWDDDLPDLDEKEQESRSTENK, from the coding sequence ATGCCTGTTGAGTTCGAAAGCTACCACCCGACGAATTTACCGAATGAGAATACAAACGGCCGGTGTATTCTCGAATTCCTCGCTGAGGAGCCAGATTTAGGATTCCGTGCCGGGGAGATAGCCGAAGAACTCGGAATTCCTCGTGGGAGCGTCGGTACAACGCTTAGTCGACTCGAATCTCGGGGACTCGTTCGGCATAAGGGTGAATACTGGGCAATCAACCCTGAAGCATATGATGCTCACATGGCGAGCCTCATCGGGTTAGAAACAGTGGCAATGCAGTTCGAGGGTGACTACTACGACGAGAATCCGGACTGGGACGATGATCTTCCGGATCTTGACGAGAAGGAACAAGAGAGTAGGTCGACAGAGAACAAGTAA
- a CDS encoding FAD-dependent thymidylate synthase, whose protein sequence is MREFNADLSFEQTMASVEGEPIKEKKRTFIAQLLQHGHYCSFEHLSITFAVEGKLHLLCAFLTCFEKLHGGVPDIINLGKIWVLGRIYICLWLLEEYNARYRSTMGRKR, encoded by the coding sequence ATGCGCGAGTTCAATGCGGATCTTTCCTTTGAACAGACGATGGCGAGTGTTGAGGGAGAACCCATTAAAGAGAAAAAACGAACATTCATCGCTCAGCTGCTCCAGCATGGCCACTATTGTTCATTCGAACATCTCTCTATAACGTTCGCAGTCGAGGGAAAACTGCACCTACTATGCGCGTTTCTGACCTGTTTCGAGAAACTTCACGGTGGCGTCCCGGACATCATCAATTTAGGGAAAATATGGGTTCTTGGGAGAATCTATATTTGTCTGTGGCTCTTAGAGGAGTATAATGCCAGATACAGATCCACCATGGGAAGGAAACGTTAA
- a CDS encoding inorganic phosphate transporter, translating to MVEILFLIGLTVAIFVGFNVGGSNTGVAFGPAVGSQTISKVGAASLMSICALIGGWTVGRNVINTMGGEIVPSRFFTLEASIAILFFIGLALFLSNIVGVPASTSMTGVGTIAGLGLATDALNVGVMWRIVSWWLVSPVVAFWVSAIIGRYWYPTLLDWFAITQTKGALLQIDRSGWIVRPTLGQNTTMREFIGTLLVIIVGCYTAFSAGASNMANAIAPLVGSGAIEMNPGILIAGSAIAVGAFTIARRTLDTMGNELTDMPLLAALIVALVSSILITVLSELGIPASIVIVSTMSIVGLGWGRATRVKEYTRRSTMIEEGPLGISGGALAADATDTPTIDKTEPKKIHYTSTSEVERSQHIDMDSLYKPWTTARVIVMQNIVPGISTVSAYLLFEFVPLFS from the coding sequence ATGGTAGAGATACTCTTTCTTATTGGACTTACTGTCGCAATTTTTGTGGGCTTCAATGTTGGTGGTTCGAATACGGGGGTTGCTTTCGGTCCTGCAGTTGGTAGCCAAACGATCTCCAAGGTTGGTGCTGCATCTCTCATGAGTATCTGTGCTCTTATTGGCGGATGGACAGTTGGTCGCAATGTCATCAATACAATGGGTGGTGAAATTGTTCCGAGTCGATTTTTCACTCTGGAAGCGAGTATTGCAATTCTCTTTTTTATTGGATTGGCGTTGTTTCTCTCGAATATCGTTGGTGTCCCTGCCTCGACCTCAATGACTGGTGTTGGCACGATTGCTGGACTCGGTCTTGCAACTGATGCACTGAACGTAGGAGTGATGTGGCGTATTGTTTCGTGGTGGCTCGTTTCCCCAGTGGTTGCCTTTTGGGTAAGTGCCATTATTGGTCGATACTGGTACCCTACCCTTCTCGATTGGTTCGCAATTACACAAACCAAAGGTGCACTGCTTCAGATTGATCGCTCGGGATGGATTGTCCGACCAACACTCGGCCAGAATACAACTATGCGAGAGTTCATTGGTACCCTGTTGGTTATCATCGTCGGCTGTTATACCGCATTCTCGGCGGGTGCCTCGAATATGGCGAACGCAATTGCTCCACTCGTCGGCAGCGGTGCTATTGAAATGAACCCTGGTATTTTGATTGCGGGGAGTGCAATTGCAGTCGGGGCGTTTACCATTGCTCGACGAACTCTCGATACGATGGGAAATGAACTCACTGATATGCCTCTGCTTGCAGCATTGATCGTTGCACTCGTGAGTTCTATCCTCATCACTGTCCTTTCAGAACTCGGGATACCTGCTAGCATCGTCATTGTTTCAACAATGAGTATTGTCGGTCTTGGGTGGGGCCGTGCCACACGTGTGAAGGAGTATACTCGTCGCTCTACAATGATCGAGGAAGGTCCACTGGGGATCTCTGGCGGCGCACTTGCTGCAGATGCAACAGACACACCAACAATCGATAAAACCGAACCTAAAAAGATTCACTATACATCGACTAGCGAAGTAGAGAGGAGTCAACACATCGATATGGATTCGCTTTATAAACCGTGGACTACTGCCCGTGTTATTGTCATGCAAAATATCGTTCCCGGGATTTCAACAGTCTCTGCGTATCTGTTGTTCGAATTCGTTCCTCTTTTCAGTTAG
- a CDS encoding cupin domain-containing protein: MSGNIRVVDPMDRDRTEPVAGLVEQSLFYFGDYRFVLLRIDENTPWHVREGAIYGWVRAGQGRIAHSEGQSTIIETGDFLHVPPTTVHRYIGGVDQLEILAVVTSDFDIVQAAAPLTTDIDSEPAIVGPDDLVSTVESPNLIRETPFPEAAVLMMRVQAAGGAAAGWHHHGENVYFGYAVDGPSETEYGPAGENSARIEIGECFHVPPGLIHRDTNPTDTAHTGIIWLCGGEPWAVNVEGPE; encoded by the coding sequence ATGAGCGGTAACATTCGAGTCGTCGATCCGATGGATAGAGATCGGACCGAACCGGTGGCTGGCCTCGTCGAGCAGTCGTTGTTTTATTTTGGTGACTATCGGTTCGTTCTGCTTCGAATCGACGAGAATACACCGTGGCACGTCAGGGAAGGAGCCATCTATGGCTGGGTTCGCGCTGGCCAAGGACGGATTGCACATAGCGAAGGTCAATCGACTATTATTGAGACAGGTGACTTCCTCCACGTGCCACCAACAACCGTTCACAGGTACATCGGTGGGGTTGATCAACTGGAGATTCTGGCAGTCGTCACTAGCGATTTTGACATTGTGCAGGCCGCTGCACCGCTGACTACTGATATAGACTCCGAGCCGGCCATTGTCGGTCCCGACGACCTCGTGTCCACGGTCGAGAGTCCAAACCTGATTCGAGAGACACCGTTTCCTGAAGCTGCGGTCCTCATGATGCGTGTCCAAGCAGCTGGAGGGGCCGCCGCTGGTTGGCATCACCATGGAGAGAATGTCTATTTTGGCTATGCTGTTGACGGACCGAGCGAGACTGAGTATGGTCCAGCGGGCGAGAACAGTGCACGGATCGAAATCGGCGAATGTTTCCATGTCCCGCCGGGGCTAATCCACCGCGATACAAATCCGACTGATACCGCCCACACGGGGATCATCTGGCTCTGCGGTGGCGAACCCTGGGCCGTGAACGTTGAGGGTCCTGAGTAA
- a CDS encoding AbrB/MazE/SpoVT family DNA-binding domain-containing protein, which produces MATEETKVSDRGMVTIPASLRRRLDIEPGDKLRWNADNEGNLSVEVVKQRYGAFDDFEPVPMGGGGSETHDLAGHEEDPAFFENN; this is translated from the coding sequence ATGGCAACCGAAGAAACGAAGGTCAGCGACCGGGGAATGGTTACGATTCCGGCGTCGCTCCGCCGACGGCTCGACATCGAACCGGGCGACAAACTCCGCTGGAATGCGGACAATGAGGGAAACCTCTCTGTCGAGGTTGTTAAGCAACGCTACGGGGCATTCGACGACTTTGAGCCGGTACCAATGGGTGGTGGCGGGTCCGAAACGCACGACCTTGCGGGTCACGAAGAAGATCCTGCCTTCTTCGAAAACAACTGA
- a CDS encoding SWIM zinc finger family protein: MWYRCIRRTTLSLHSTQFKSENSSNPPILQNDQTPQNRAQAEQFSFDVDAPGLVEVTNESHENPEENQYTVSIDDVTEKLMACTCPHHAHRNAFCKHMAAVEHATDDGMLDAFSSKDDDDTEPDNCDCEGLGELPCWPCVRTGRKELPNEPPFQPF; encoded by the coding sequence ATCTGGTACCGATGTATTCGACGAACGACGTTATCACTTCATTCGACGCAATTTAAGAGCGAAAATAGCAGCAATCCACCGATCTTACAGAATGATCAAACGCCACAGAATCGCGCACAGGCTGAACAATTTTCCTTCGACGTTGATGCCCCCGGACTCGTTGAAGTCACCAACGAGAGTCACGAGAACCCGGAAGAGAACCAATACACAGTCTCTATCGACGACGTAACCGAGAAACTAATGGCCTGCACGTGTCCGCACCACGCCCACCGAAACGCATTCTGCAAACACATGGCCGCCGTCGAACACGCAACCGACGACGGGATGCTCGACGCCTTCTCATCGAAGGATGACGACGATACCGAACCAGACAACTGCGACTGTGAGGGCCTCGGTGAGCTCCCGTGCTGGCCATGCGTGCGAACAGGACGGAAAGAACTGCCGAACGAACCCCCGTTTCAGCCCTTTTAA
- a CDS encoding NAD(P)/FAD-dependent oxidoreductase, with translation MDVVVVGGGIIGLSSAYYLARAGANVTLCEKGSLGMESTARSAGGIRMQFSTEINVRLSLASQAVWNTFDEEFEVDIAHRKSGYLFLARDEKTAQKFRENVTMQNNLGVESEYLSPLEATDYCPGLQSNRFLAATYNAADGYADPNLAVQGYATKARERDVDIRTKTGVLDIVTDDSGVTGVETDSGKLEADYVVNTAGAWAANLAALAGIDLPISPRRRQIAIVDPTQPLPEDHPLTIDLDTGSYFRPERDGAAIVGGHFSDEDNNVDPSTYSDSMSLEWAATAVEHAANYTAYFDGESRIRRGWAGLYAVTPDHHPIIEETIPGFITAAGFSGHGFQHAPATGKLVAELCIDGKPSLVNIDPLSSHRFENDNELIEQNVA, from the coding sequence ATGGACGTTGTCGTAGTTGGTGGCGGAATTATCGGTTTATCATCGGCATATTACCTCGCACGAGCAGGTGCAAACGTCACTCTTTGTGAGAAAGGTTCGCTCGGAATGGAAAGTACTGCACGCTCTGCGGGGGGTATCAGAATGCAATTCTCGACTGAGATCAACGTTCGACTGTCACTTGCAAGTCAAGCGGTGTGGAACACGTTCGACGAAGAGTTTGAGGTTGATATCGCACATCGCAAATCTGGCTATCTCTTTCTAGCACGTGACGAGAAGACAGCACAAAAATTCCGTGAGAACGTTACAATGCAGAACAACCTTGGTGTCGAGTCCGAGTATCTCTCACCGTTGGAGGCAACTGATTATTGTCCTGGACTCCAGTCAAACCGTTTTCTCGCCGCGACCTACAACGCCGCGGATGGATATGCTGATCCAAACCTTGCTGTGCAAGGGTATGCGACAAAGGCGAGAGAACGTGATGTCGATATTCGGACAAAAACCGGGGTTCTCGATATTGTTACCGATGATTCGGGCGTTACTGGTGTTGAAACTGATTCTGGAAAACTTGAAGCGGATTACGTCGTTAATACCGCTGGCGCATGGGCGGCCAACCTCGCCGCGTTGGCAGGAATCGATCTACCGATATCCCCTCGACGGAGGCAGATCGCCATTGTCGATCCGACACAGCCACTTCCAGAAGATCATCCCTTGACCATCGATCTCGATACGGGGTCGTACTTTCGCCCGGAACGAGATGGAGCAGCGATCGTCGGTGGTCATTTCAGTGACGAAGATAACAATGTTGATCCAAGTACATATTCTGATTCGATGTCCCTTGAATGGGCAGCCACAGCTGTTGAACACGCAGCGAATTATACAGCGTACTTTGACGGCGAGTCGCGTATCAGACGGGGATGGGCGGGACTGTACGCTGTAACGCCGGATCACCACCCCATCATCGAAGAGACCATTCCAGGATTTATCACTGCTGCGGGGTTTTCAGGTCATGGCTTTCAACATGCGCCTGCGACCGGGAAATTGGTAGCCGAGCTTTGTATTGATGGTAAGCCTTCTCTCGTCAACATCGATCCGTTGTCGAGCCATCGGTTCGAAAACGACAACGAACTCATCGAACAAAATGTCGCCTGA
- a CDS encoding VOC family protein, with the protein MTSYTETENVVEPRQKITPNLWFDDQAVEAAEFYTSAFENAEIKGTTHYPDAGQEMTGKEAGSVMTVSFEVEGFSFVALNGGPEFSFNPSISFFVSRETKEGMDELWARLVDGGEVLIQLDEHPFSDYYGWVQDRYGVTWQLILPSNEGDWRPDLVPSLMFTQDNANKAEEAIDFYTGVFADTELGHLERYPEDTGPAKKGALAFGDFKVEDVWLAVMDTGVEQDFAFNEAISLIVNCETQDEIDELWDALSAAPKAEQCGWLKDKYGVSWQITPTMLNELPDDDPEANARMMKALLEMKKLDIAELQTAYDGN; encoded by the coding sequence ATGACATCATATACTGAAACAGAAAATGTGGTCGAACCCAGGCAAAAAATCACTCCAAACCTTTGGTTCGATGATCAGGCAGTGGAAGCCGCGGAGTTTTACACTTCCGCGTTTGAAAACGCGGAAATCAAGGGTACGACCCATTACCCGGATGCCGGGCAGGAAATGACCGGGAAGGAAGCCGGCAGCGTGATGACGGTTTCCTTCGAGGTCGAGGGGTTCTCGTTTGTCGCGCTGAACGGCGGGCCGGAGTTCAGTTTTAACCCGTCGATATCGTTTTTCGTGAGTCGAGAAACAAAAGAGGGAATGGATGAGTTATGGGCACGCCTCGTCGATGGTGGGGAGGTACTCATCCAGCTTGATGAACACCCGTTCAGCGACTATTACGGCTGGGTGCAGGATCGATATGGTGTCACGTGGCAGCTCATCCTCCCCAGCAACGAAGGCGACTGGCGGCCGGATCTGGTGCCGTCCCTCATGTTTACACAGGACAACGCTAACAAAGCCGAGGAAGCCATCGATTTTTACACCGGTGTCTTTGCTGACACCGAGCTGGGTCACCTAGAACGGTATCCGGAAGACACCGGCCCAGCCAAAAAAGGGGCACTTGCCTTCGGAGATTTCAAAGTCGAAGACGTCTGGCTGGCTGTTATGGATACCGGCGTTGAACAGGACTTCGCGTTCAACGAAGCTATCTCCCTCATCGTCAACTGTGAAACCCAGGACGAAATCGACGAACTCTGGGACGCACTCAGCGCGGCACCCAAAGCCGAGCAGTGTGGCTGGCTAAAGGACAAATACGGTGTCTCGTGGCAGATTACGCCGACAATGCTGAACGAGTTGCCGGACGACGACCCAGAGGCCAATGCGCGCATGATGAAGGCACTGCTGGAGATGAAGAAGCTCGACATTGCAGAACTGCAAACAGCATATGATGGAAACTAA